A region from the Hypomesus transpacificus isolate Combined female chromosome 11, fHypTra1, whole genome shotgun sequence genome encodes:
- the LOC124473807 gene encoding mitoregulin-like produces the protein MADISERTLQIAIAISFAMGFITGWQANRMRRKFLDWRKKRLQDKLSETQKKLDLA, from the coding sequence ATGGCTGACATATCGGAGAGGACACTGCAGATTGCAATTGCAATTTCCTTTGCCATGGGGTTTATTACTGGATGGCAGGCCAACCGAATGAGAAGGAAGTTTTTGGACTGGAGAAAGAAAAGACTACAGGACAAGCTATCTGAGACACAGAAGAAGTTGGACTTGGCGTAA
- the cisd1 gene encoding CDGSH iron-sulfur domain-containing protein 1 yields the protein MSSNNVSLSKGELATAISLTAGVTAIGILLFQKLFSKGKGVKPKVNQELQKDNPKVVHAFDIEDLGDKAVYCRCWRSKKFPYCDGAHAKHNQETGDNVGPLIIKRKEA from the exons ATGAGTTCAAACAACGTCAGCCTGTCCAAAG GTGAGCTTGCAACGGCAATCTCCTTGACTGCTGGAGTAACAGCTATTGGCATCCTACTCTTCCAAAAACTGTTCTCAAAGGGGAAAGGTGTAAAGCCTAAAGTGAACCAGGAACTGCAGAAGGACAATCCCAAAGTGGTACATGCGTTTGATATCGAGGATCTTGGGGACAAAGCCGTATACTGCAGGTGTTGGCGCTCAAAGAAG TTTCCATACTGTGATGGCGCCCACGCGAAACACAATCAGGAGACGGGAGACAACGTTGGTCCCCTTATCATCAAGAGAAAGGAGGCCTAA
- the soul2 gene encoding heme-binding protein soul2 gives MKCNMIVLVRIAVLWMFSFGVQGWVAPDFCRGSECPEFTLVQKIKEFEERAYFASRWITTEVASAKQDDVKAGFMRLYQYCKGQNEGSASVTTKTWPAIITITEVGSADGDVSVSFFIPPGTVLPKPHDTTIREENIPARTVYVKIFGGFPSYSAAQANVKQLRDELNEAGKAFELHKYTGAGYQSPWEIFNHHNEVWVEAV, from the exons ATGAAGTGCAACATGATAGTATTAGTTAGGATAGCTGTCCTCTGGATGTTTTCGTTTGGCGTCCAAGGCTGGGTAGCTCCAGACTTTTGCCGCGGCTCTGAATGCCCTGAGTTTACTCTCGTGCAGAAGATTAAG GAATTTGAGGAACGTGCGTATTTTGCAAGCCGATGGATAACCACCGAAGTTGCAAGCGCGAAACAGGATGATGTGAAGGCTGGCTTTATGAGGCTATACCAGTACTGCAAGGGACAGAATGAAGGAA GCGCAAGTGTCACCACAAAGACGTGGCCTGCAATAATCACCATAACAGAGGTAGGGTCGGCGGACGGAGATGTGTCGGTGTCTTTCTTCATTCCCCCCGGCACCGTCCTTCCAAAGCCACATGACACAACAATCAGGGAGGAAAACATACCTGCTCGAACGGTTTATGTTAA GATATTTGGTGGTTTCCCATCATATTCTGCTGCACAGGCCAATGTGAAGCAACTACGGGATGAGTTGAATGAGGCTGGGAAAGCCTTTGAGCTGCATAAGTACACAGGAGCAGGATATCAGAGCCCATGGGAAATATTCAACCATCACAATGAGGTCTGGGTCGAGGCTGTATAA